The following are encoded in a window of Etheostoma cragini isolate CJK2018 chromosome 7, CSU_Ecrag_1.0, whole genome shotgun sequence genomic DNA:
- the tmem115 gene encoding transmembrane protein 115 isoform X2: MNRYLPVARQHFLAALASTSVVVKSISAVVVLLYLLSWAVDTPYALGVTPGYLFPPNFWVWTLVTHGVVEQHVWGVVANVGIVMACGRLLEPLWGALELLIFFAVVNISAGLLAGLSYLLTYVATFDLDYLFAVRAYGAAGFLGGVLVALKQTMGDTTVLRVPQVRLKAAPALVLLLLALLRLAGLLDTSAPLAAYSYGALSGWVYLRFYQRHSRGRGDMSDHFAFASFFPEALQPAVGLLAGLVHSALVKVKVCRKMVKRYDVGAPSSITISLPGTDPQDAERRRQLALKALNERLKRVEDQSAWPSMDDEEDDEDDEVRTDTQPLLPGGRDPSSTPRPAGGPVGGSLSSTSSSSMSQSSGGPSTGGAQHPESSIISFEDAPARS, translated from the exons ATGAATCGTTACCTGCCAGTGGCACGACAGCACTTTCTGGCTGCCCTTGCCAGCACCAGTGTGGTAGTGAAAAGTATAAGTGCTGTGGTGGTACTCCTCTATCTTTTGTCATGGGCTGTTGACACTCCATACGCACTGGGGGTGACCCCAGGCTACCTTTTTCCGCCAAACTTTTGGGTGTGGACACTGGTGACCCATGGAGTGGTAGAGCAGCATGTCTGGGGTGTGGTTGCCAATGTAGGCATAGTTATGGCCTGTGGGCGCCTGCTGGAGCCTCTGTGGGGCGCTCTGGAGCTCTTGATCTTTTTCGCAGTGGTTAATATATCTGCAGGCCTCCTGGCAGGCCTCTCCTACCTCCTCACCTATGTTGCCACCTTCGACCTGGACTACCTGTTTGCTGTTCGTGCCTATGGAGCAGCTGGGTTCCTGGGAGGTGTCCTGGTGGCGCTGAAGCAGACCATGGGGGATACTACAGTGCTCAGGGTGCCACAG GTAAGACTCAAAGCAGCACCGGCTttggtcctcctcctcctggctctaCTGCGCCTGGCAGGTCTGCTTGACACCTCGGCCCCCCTGGCCGCATACAGCTATGGTGCCCTGTCCGGCTGGGTGTACCTTCGCTTCTACCAGAGGCACAGCCGGGGCCGTGGGGACATGTCGGACCACTTTGCCTTCGCTAGTTTTTTTCCTGAGGCGCTGCAGCCGGCCGTGGGTCTGCTGGCGGGGCTGGTCCACTCCGCCCTGGTGAAGGTGAAGGTGTGCAGGAAGATGGTGAAGAGGTATGACGTGGGGGCGCCCTCCTCCATCACAATCAGCCTGCCAGGGACGGACCCACAAGATGCAGAAAGGAGGAG ACAACTGGCCCTCAAGGCTCTGAACGAGCGTCTCAAGCGTGTGGAGGACCAGTCCGCCTGGCCCAGCATGGACGACGAAGAAGACGATGAGGACGACGAGGTCAGAACCGACACACAGCCGCTCCTCCCAGGCGGGCGCGACCCCTCCTCCACGCCGAGACCAGCAGGGGGACCTGTCGGCggctctctctcctccacctcctcatccTCGATGTCGCAGAGCAGCGGAGGGCCATCGACAGGCGGAGCGCAACACCCAGAGTCCAGCATTATCAGCTTCGAGGATGCACCTGCTAGATCGTAA
- the rhoab gene encoding rho-related GTP-binding protein RhoA-B — MAAIRKKLVIVGDGACGKTCLLIVFSKDQFPEVYVPTVFENYVADIEVDGKQVELALWDTAGQEDYDRLRPLSYPDTDVILMCFSIDSPDSLENIPEKWTPEVKHFCPNVPIILVGNKKDLRNDDHTRRELAKMKQEPVKSEEGRDMAGRIAAFGYMECSAKTKDGVREVFEMATRAALQARRGKKSNKCVVL, encoded by the exons ATGGCTGCCATCCGTAAGAAGCTGGTGATAGTGGGGGATGGAGCTTGTGGAAAGACCTGTCTTTTGATTGTCTTCAGCAAGGACCAGTTCCCTGAGGTCTATGTCCCCACTGTGTTCGAGAACTATGTTGCTGACATAGAGGTGGATGGCAAACAG gtggAGTTGGCTCTCTGGGATACTGCGGGTCAGGAAGACTATGACAGGCTTAGACCTCTCTCTTATCCAGACACTGACGTCATCCTCATGTGCTTCTCCATAGACAGCCCTGACAGCTTGG AAAACATTCCAGAGAAGTGGACCCCAGAGGTCAAACACTTCTGTCCCAACGTTCCCATCATCCTGGTAGGAAACAAAAAAGACCTGCGCAACGATGATCACACGCGCCGAGAGCTGGCCAAAATGAAACAG GAGCCAGTAAAGTCAGAGGAGGGCCGGGACATGGCTGGCCGGATTGCAGCTTTTGGTTACATGGAGTGCTCCGCTAAGACCAAGGACGGCGTGCGGGAGGTGTTTGAGATGGCCACCAGGGCAGCTCTGCAGGCTCGCCGCGGGAAGAAGAGCAATAAATGTGTAGTGCTGTAA
- the tmem115 gene encoding transmembrane protein 115 isoform X1, which translates to MNRYLPVARQHFLAALASTSVVVKSISAVVVLLYLLSWAVDTPYALGVTPGYLFPPNFWVWTLVTHGVVEQHVWGVVANVGIVMACGRLLEPLWGALELLIFFAVVNISAGLLAGLSYLLTYVATFDLDYLFAVRAYGAAGFLGGVLVALKQTMGDTTVLRVPQVRLKAAPALVLLLLALLRLAGLLDTSAPLAAYSYGALSGWVYLRFYQRHSRGRGDMSDHFAFASFFPEALQPAVGLLAGLVHSALVKVKVCRKMVKRYDVGAPSSITISLPGTDPQDAERRRQLALKALNERLKRVEDQSAWPSMDDEEDDEDDEVRTDTQPLLPGGRDPSSTPRPAGGPVGGSLSSTSSSSMSQSSGGPSTGGAQHPESSIISFEDAPARS; encoded by the exons ATGAATCGTTACCTGCCAGTGGCACGACAGCACTTTCTGGCTGCCCTTGCCAGCACCAGTGTGGTAGTGAAAAGTATAAGTGCTGTGGTGGTACTCCTCTATCTTTTGTCATGGGCTGTTGACACTCCATACGCACTGGGGGTGACCCCAGGCTACCTTTTTCCGCCAAACTTTTGGGTGTGGACACTGGTGACCCATGGAGTGGTAGAGCAGCATGTCTGGGGTGTGGTTGCCAATGTAGGCATAGTTATGGCCTGTGGGCGCCTGCTGGAGCCTCTGTGGGGCGCTCTGGAGCTCTTGATCTTTTTCGCAGTGGTTAATATATCTGCAGGCCTCCTGGCAGGCCTCTCCTACCTCCTCACCTATGTTGCCACCTTCGACCTGGACTACCTGTTTGCTGTTCGTGCCTATGGAGCAGCTGGGTTCCTGGGAGGTGTCCTGGTGGCGCTGAAGCAGACCATGGGGGATACTACAGTGCTCAGGGTGCCACAGGTGAG ACTCAAAGCAGCACCGGCTttggtcctcctcctcctggctctaCTGCGCCTGGCAGGTCTGCTTGACACCTCGGCCCCCCTGGCCGCATACAGCTATGGTGCCCTGTCCGGCTGGGTGTACCTTCGCTTCTACCAGAGGCACAGCCGGGGCCGTGGGGACATGTCGGACCACTTTGCCTTCGCTAGTTTTTTTCCTGAGGCGCTGCAGCCGGCCGTGGGTCTGCTGGCGGGGCTGGTCCACTCCGCCCTGGTGAAGGTGAAGGTGTGCAGGAAGATGGTGAAGAGGTATGACGTGGGGGCGCCCTCCTCCATCACAATCAGCCTGCCAGGGACGGACCCACAAGATGCAGAAAGGAGGAG ACAACTGGCCCTCAAGGCTCTGAACGAGCGTCTCAAGCGTGTGGAGGACCAGTCCGCCTGGCCCAGCATGGACGACGAAGAAGACGATGAGGACGACGAGGTCAGAACCGACACACAGCCGCTCCTCCCAGGCGGGCGCGACCCCTCCTCCACGCCGAGACCAGCAGGGGGACCTGTCGGCggctctctctcctccacctcctcatccTCGATGTCGCAGAGCAGCGGAGGGCCATCGACAGGCGGAGCGCAACACCCAGAGTCCAGCATTATCAGCTTCGAGGATGCACCTGCTAGATCGTAA